A window of Acinetobacter sp. WCHA55 genomic DNA:
ATTCGCCAGGCACTTTTCGGTCAAATCGACCAAAATACGACCTGCTTTAGGCGCTGTGAAGCTAAATTCTGGGGCTTAGGCAATAAAAATGAGCAGCAATTTCGGGTATGATACTTCAGCTTAGGGGTGAAAAGGTGCTTTATACTTCCTATACTCAAATCTATATCTTTAATGCGTAGTTGTAATAACTCTGTCAATCTCATGCCTGTGCCATAGAGCATTTTAGCCATTAACAGATGAATACCTGATAAATGTTTAAAAACGGACTGAACCTCTAGGTGTGTTAATGCTACAGGTAATCTTTTGGGTTTATTGGGTCGATTTAATTCTAGTAACCAAGGTAGCCCTACGCCAAGTACCTCCTTATATAAGAAAAGTAATGCTGAAAGTGCTTGATGATGTGTAGATTGTGAAACATTTCCCACGTTCACCAAATGTGACAGATAAGATTCCACTTCCAATCGACCCATCTCTTGTGGATGACGCATTTGATGAAAAATTACATAGCGTTTTATCCAACCACAATACGCTTGCTCAGTTCGATAACTCATATGCTTATAGCGTATACGTTGTCTAACTAAATCGAATAGTTTTGGGTGCTGAGTTGTCATCATATTATCCTTGTTATTTTTTTTGTTTAATGATAATTTTAGTTTAAATAAATCAATGCTTTTTGTTGTATTTTTAATCAAATAGGTGTCTTATGCAGCAAGTTTTTTTTTCATCTTATGTGTCACCTCTGCCGCATAAGAGTAGTTGGGCGTCTTCATCCAATCTGTGAGGCTTTCATCCAATGAAGAAAGCAATCCTTCTCGTTGTGTCTCATGTGTGCGTTCTCGCGGCGGGCTTCGCGCTTGGTGTCTATGCGCTTCCTATCCTTACCGCCCCTACTGCACCCACGCTAGCCGAAACCTCGCTAGCAGCGAGCCAAAGCATCTACAAGGGGGAGTTCCGGCGCGACCTCAAAGACAGTGACGCCCTCCATTGGGGGCAAGGCACAGTGAACGTGGGCTCAAAGAGCATTGCGTTCACCGGCAAGCTAGCGCCTGGCCCTGACTACAAGCTCTACCTATCTCCTGAGTTCGTGGAAACGGAAAAAGACTTTGCACGTCTGAAGCCGCAGATGAAACGCATAGGCGATGTTCGTACCTTCGAGAACTTCGTGGTTCCTGTGCCTGAATCAATAGACGTCTCGCAGTACAAAGCCGTCATCGTCTGGTGTGAGTCTTTCTCACAGTTCATTACTGCCGCTGAATACAGGTAGTCCATGCTCAGTGCAAAGACGCCCAACACTTCCATCGAGAGGGACGTCCAAGGGCTGTCGCCCTCGGCCGCCCCTCATGTCAAACGTTAGGCAATAAAACTATGTCATCATTTTCAGACTCTAAGGCAATCAGTGGCTACGCAGAAAACGCTACATTCGATAATCCCACAGAGCGACTAGTGAAGCAACTTGAGCAAGGTTAATCGTTGGAAGGTGGGCAATCATCCTGATTGCCACCCATCCCCTGATGCCCACTACAGGCGTTGCGCGCTGTAACTCTGTTGATCAGCGTGCGAAAACCCGGATCCGGATAGGAGGAGCGTCAACGATTGAATCAATCCGTTGGGAGAGGGCGGCTCCGCTCCGTCAGCTCGGCAATAGATAACCCATTCTCGCCGAGCAACTCTCTGATCCGATCGACGATATGAGCCCCTAGCGCCGCTGTCTTGGTCCCCCCCACAGATTCCCAAGATGCGAGTTCACACGCCGATACCTCGTGGTCAGCGCCGAAGTGCTTCTGTCGGTATGTCACCGCCGCCCTTCAATGATAAAGGCGCGGTAACGGGAACCGGCAAAGCGTTGAGCAGCGATGGTTTGGTAGGCGGGACTGTCATACCAGTCGCGAGCGGCCTGCATCGTCGGGAAACGCAAGATTACGGCCCCTTCGATGGGCGGCCCCTCCAAATGCTGGATCGCGCCATAAGCGGCGAGAAAGGTAACGTCGTGACCATCGAACGATGGTCCGACGCCTGCAGAATAGGTTGCGAGTGCATGTGGGTCGCTGGTTTCTTCCCGCGTAAAGACGACGAACGCTTCCATCATTAGGCCTCTCAAAGGTTGGATCTGTTGGCCATTACCACCGGTGATGGCCTCACAGTCGTCAGGCTGGCAACTGGAACCCGATTTTCATGAGTGCCTCGACGCACGCATCCTGATCCTGCTGATAGTTGCCTCCGGAGATGCCTATGCCGCCGATCAACTTCCCATCCTCCAGAATCGGATAACCGCCGCCGACAGCGACCATCCGAGGGCGATAGGCTAGCGGCGCCACTTTTGGATCGTTGGTCACATAGTCGTTCCAGACATGGGTCGGGAACCCAAACGAGGCGGAACTCCAGGCCTTGTCGATGGCAACATCGACGGTAAGGAACGGCGCATCGTCGGTGCGCTCGAACGCGCGCAGGTTACCGGTGGCGTCGACGACGGCGACGGCAGCCGGGATGCCGATGGCACGGGCCGCAGCGAGCGCCGCGTCGATGAGGGCGACTGCGGTTTCGCGGTTGATCGAGGCGGTGGCAATAGATTTGGTCATGGGATTCTCATCGCTGGGGCATAACCCGTTCGGCTTTTTGAGGTTGGACAAGATGTTTGGCGATCGCGGTCGTTAGAAGCCTTCGAGGACGATCTTGCCTTTAGCCGCGCCACTTTCGATCAGTGCATGCACCGTCTTCAGATTGGCGGCATTGATCGGCGACAGTCGCCGGGTCAGCGTCGTGCGGATTTTGCCGTCGTCAACCAGCGCTGCCATCGCATCCAGAATCTCGCCCTGCTCATTCATGTCGGGCGTGCCGTAGATCGACCGCGTGAACATCAGCTCGTGGTGGATCGACACCGCCTTGCGCTTGAAAACCATGATATCGAATGCCTTGGGATCGTCGATCAGTCCGAACCGTCCTTGTGGGGCGATCAGTTCGGCGATGTCGGCGACATGTTGCTCGGTATGTGTGGTCGAAAAGACGAAAGCGGGAGCACCGATGCCGAGTTCGGCGATCTGTGGCGCGAGCGGACGAGAATGGTCGATGACGTGGTGAGCTCCAAGCCCTCTTACCCACTCTTGGGTTTCCGGTCGAGAGGCTGTGGCGATGACGGTGAGGTCCGTGCGCTGTCGCGCGATCTGGACGGCGATCGACCCAACCCCGCCCGCGCCACCGATGATGAGGATCGCCTCCGCCGCACCGGGTACGGGCTTCGCCACGTCCAGGCGGTCGAACATCGCCTCCCAGGCCGTCAACGTCGTCAGCGGCAGCGCCGCCGCTTCCGCCCAGGAGAGCGACGCAGGTTTGTGACCGACAATCCGGGCGTCGACGAGATGGAACTCCGCATTGGTACCGGGCCGTGTGATCGATCCGGCATAATAGACCTCGTCGCCTAACTCGAACTGCGTGACGTCGGGGCCGACCTCGCGCACAATCCCGGCGGCATCCCATCCCAGCACCTTCCAATCGCCATCTGCCGGCGGCGTGCTGTTGCGGACCTTGTAGTCGACCGGGTTGACCGAGACGGCCTTCACCTCAACCAGGATATCGTATCCTGCAGCGACAGGCCGAGGCAGATTGATGTCGACCAGCGCGGCATCCGCGGCGATGGGTCCCGGAACCTTGTAACCAATGGCTTTCATAAATGTCTCCAGCTTGCTTGATCGGATGACGCGAATGCTCGTTAGTCAACTTCTTCTACATTGAGGTCCCGACTCTTGAACTGGGTCGCGGTAGCAGATTTCATCGAACACGTCGATCAACAGGCCTTTATGCTCTGTCGCCGGATCGGTGATCGCGTAGATGTTGGAGGCATCTTCGCCGTCGTCCCCGCTCTCGAGGCGCAACGCCGCATCGACGCGAATGCTGCATGCATCGAGGGTTGACCCTAGTTCGAGATCGACGAGATTGCCGTCCTTGACGCGGTATTCGCGGTCATAGCCGTTGGCGATGAATGACTGGACTGCTTCTAGAACGTCGGTCACCTGGGAGGTCATGGAAGCACCTTCATCTTGAACTGGATTGGACACGCTCGCGCACAAAGCGCGCTGTGACTCGGCGGACGGAGAAGCTCGCGAAGTGCGTTACTCATAGCCACTTGGCCTTCTTGAAGCGCATGAACAGGAGAAGGCAGAACACCGCTATCACTCCGAGCACGACGAAGTAGCCATATGGCGTGTCCAGTTCCGGCATGTGCTTGAAGTTCATGCCATATATTCCGGCGATCGCCGTCGGGACCGTCAAGATCGCCGCCCAGGCCGCGAGCTGGCGAGTGACCACACCGATCCTTTGCGCTTCCAGAAGGCTGCTGGCCTCGAAGACCGTGGACAGGACAAGCAGGAGGCCGTCGACCATGGACTGCACGCGGTGGACATGGTCCGCGACGTCGTGGAAATATGGTGTCATTTCGGCGCTGATGCAGGGAAAGTGGCCGCGAACGAGCTTTCGCACCAGCTCGGCCATAGCCCCGAGCGTGCGCTGGAACCGCGTGAGTTCGGACCTTAGTTCGAAGATTCGCGCCACCTCTTCTGGCCCGAGGAAATCGTGCAGCGACCGTCGCTCCATCGCCAGGACGTCGTCCTCGATCATTTCGAAGATGGGCAGATACTGGTCGACCACTCGGTGCAAGATCGCGTGCAGCACATAGTCGACACCCTTGCCGAACTGCGTCGGCGATGCCTCGAGTTGCTCCCGAAGTTTGCCCAGCGCTCCGGCATTGCCGTGCCGCACGGTGATAAGGTGATTGTGACCGGTGAAGATCGCCATCTTGCCGTAGCTGATCCGGTCGCCGACCAGCTCGGCGGTCTGGGCGACGACGTACAACTCATCGTTGTAGACCTCGAGCTTGGGCGGGCACAGCGGGTGCATGGCGTTGTCGATCGCCAAAGGATGGAGGTTATACGTCGTCTGGATCGCGCTGAGTTCGTCTGCGGTGGGCTCGCTAAGCGCGATCCAGCAGAAGCCCGAGCGATTCTCGTTTAGTTCGACGTGCTCATCGAGCCTGATTTCACGGACTCGCTTACCTTCGTTGTAATAATATGCGGCGATAATGGTCATGCAGGCCTCGCAGGAATTCGCAGGCCACGCTGTACAGCCGGTCGCGCCAGCCCGCGTTCGAGCCATGCCTGCACGTTCGAATAGCTACTTAGGCCGAGGATGTCGCCCGCTGCGTAGAATTCGACCAGCGCATTCACCCAGCCAAACGTCGCAATGTCCGCGATCGAGTAATCATCGACAATCCATTCGCGGCCCTCCAGCCGGTGATCCAGGACCCCGAGAAGACGCCTGGATTCATCAACAAAGCGCTGCCGAGGTCGCTTGTCCTCATAGTCCTTGCCGGCAAATCGCAGGAAAAAGCCTAGCTGTCCGAACATCGGCCCGATGGCCGACATCTGAAAGAACACCCACGCTAGGGTCTCGTAACGCTGGCCTGGTTCGGTGGAGATGAACTGACCCGTCTTGTCGGCCAGATAGAGGAGGATCGCACCGGATTCCCATAAGGCGATGGGTCTACCGTCAGGGCCAGCCGGATCGATGATCGCCGGTATGCGTCCGTTCGGGTTCAGCGACACGAACGCCGGATCCTTCGACTCGTTGTTCGAGATGTCGATCAGGTGGGGCTCGTACGCCAGGCCAGTCTCCTCAAGCATGATCGAGACCTTGACGCCATTGGGCGTAGGGGCTGCGTAGAGTTGCAGGCGATCGGGATGAGATGCCGGCCAGCGCTGCGTGATCGGAAAGGACGAGAGGTCTGGCATAAATCTGCGATCCTGGTGTTGCGATGGCGACTGACTGGAACGAGCCGTCACTCTGAAGTAGGGTTCGATGACCGCGTCGCTGAACGACGCGGTCACGAAGATTGCGGACCGGACCGGCGCAGTGGCAACGGCAGTGAAGCCTATTCCGCCGCGGTCCCGGCCGCTGGCTGTACGTCGTCAACCTTTTGGCGCTTCGGAAGCACCCAGCCGGGACGGACGAAGTGGCAGGTGTAGCCGCCCGGGCGCTTCTCCAGATAATCCTGGTGATCGGGCTCGGCCTCCCAGAACTCGCCGACCGGCTGGACCTCGGTCACCACTTTGCCATCCCACAGCCCCGAGGCATCCACATCGGCGATCGTATCCTCGGCGACGCGCTTCTGCTCCTCGTCGACATAATAGATGCCCGACCGGTAGGAGAGCCCACGATCATTGCCCTGGCGGTTCAGCGTCGTCGGATCGTGGATCTGGAAGAAGAATTCCAGGATGTTCCGGTAGCTCGTCACTGTCGGGTCGAAGACAATCTCGATCCCCTCGGCATGCGTGCCGTGATTACGATACGTGGCGTTCGGAATATCGCCGCCCGTGTAACCCACACGGGTCGAGATGATGCCGGGCCGCTTGCGGATCAGATCCTGCATGCCCCAGAAACATCCTCCTGCGAGAACAGCGCGCTGATGCATGTTAAGCCTCCTCTACTTGATCGAGATATTCACCGTATCCCTCGGACTCCATCTCGTCGCGCGGGATGAAGCGAAGGGACGCTGAGTTGATGCAGTACCGCAGACCGCCGCGGTCGGAAGGACCATCGGGGAACACATGGCCGAGATGACTGTCTGCGTGTACTGACCTGACCTCCGTCCGGACCATGCCGTGTGCGCTGTCCCGCACCTCGTTCACGTTTGCCGAAACGATCGGCTTGGTGAAGCTGGGCCAGCCAGTACCCGAATCGAACTTGTCCGTCGAAGCGAACAGTGGCTCTCCCGACACTATGTCGACGTAGATGCCAGGCTCCTTGTTGTCGTTGTACTCGCCCGTGAAGGGCCTTTCGGTGCCCGCCTCCTGGGTAATTCGGTGTTGCTCGGGAGTCAGGTGGTCGATTGCTGTCTGTGACTTTTCAAACTTCATTACAGTCTCCAATACTTATCTAGAGGGCCAGGCACGCTACCGCTAATTTTTTATGTCTCCTGATTTGCTCCTACAATGGTAGTGGGATGGCAAACGAGGTTTTACTAAGTGTTGGAAAATTAGAGATTTAAATTTCGCGTCTATTAATTCTAGCGCAACTGAGTGGTTAAGCAAGTACGTAATCAGTAAATATTAAAAAAATAACACAAAAGCACGATTATATAATACAGTGTCAGTGTTTTATGATAATCAACAACGCCTGTTTAGATGCTGGTAGATGCGAATTTTTTGGCGTACAGTCAAAATTTTCTGATGGTTGCTTAGTGTGTTGGCGCTGATGGAAAATTGACCCACCCTGCCGATTGAAATTTGACCCAGGGCGGATTGCTGATTTTGTTACCAGCAACTGTGGATAAGTCTACCAGCGCAGCTGCTGTTGCCCCCACTCCTTCGCTAGCCCAGTTCAGTTGTTTAAGACCTGCCACACGCAGCCATGTAGCAGGCCGTCGTCGCCATGAAATCAGAACGGCTCATCGTCCTCCGGTTCCTGGCCGCCCTTACGCTTTCGCTCCCGTGATTTGATCTTGGCCTGGGCCGCCAAGCTACTGTGTTGCAGGCGATAGGACTCGTTACCGGTTTCGACGATGTGGCAGTGGTGGGTCAGCCGATCCAGCAGGGCGGTGGTCATCTTGGCGTCGCCGAACACGCTCGACCATTCGGCGAAGCTCAGGTTGGTGGTGATCACCACGCTGGTGTGTTCGTACAGCTTGGATAGCAGGTGAAACAGCAACGCACCGCCGGCCTGGCTGAAGGGCAGATAACCCAGTTCGTCGAGGATGACCAGATCCATGCGCAGCAGAGCTTGGGCGATCCGCCCGGCTTTGCCGTCGTGCTTTTCGCGCTCCAGCAGATTGACCAGATCGACCGTGGAGTAGAAGCGCACGCGCTTGCCGTGCCGGGTGATGCCGGACACGGCCAGCGCAGTGGCCAGGTGGGTTTTACCGGTGCCAGGCCCACCGATCAGCACCACGTTCTGCGCGGTGTCGGTAAAGGCCAGACTGGCCAGTTCGCTGATCAAACGAGCGTCTGCGCTGGAGGCGCTGAAGTCGAAGCCGGCCAGGTCGCGGTGCATCGGCAGCTTGGCCATGTTCATCTGGTGGCTCACCGAGCGCATGGCGCGATCTGTGTGCTCTTGTTCCAGCAGGTGTTCGAGCAGCCACTTGGACGAGGCTGTGTTCGACTCACCCTGCGCAGTCAACTCCGCCCAGGCCGTGGCCATGCCGTGCAGGCGCAGCTCCTTGAGTGATGTGTGCTGAAAAAACAGGAGGTTTTAACTTGGTAAACTAAACACACTCATCAGGAGTTTACCATGAGCAAGAAACACAAGACTTACACCACAGAATTTAAAGCTGAAGCCATCAAATTAATTGAAGCCAATCAAGGCAATGTCTCGGAAACAGCTAGACAACTTAGCATTTCAATGCAAACTCTTTCAAATTGGAATACCAAAGCAAAGGCTGGAACTTTAGCAGGTACAAAACAGTATTCACCTGATCTAAACGCTCTACTCGAAGAAAATAAAAAACTCAAACAACAGCTCAAAATAGCTGAAATGGAACGTGAATTTTTAAAAAAGGCAGCAGCGTACTTTGCCAAAGAAAGTCAGTAAGGTACGCCTATATGAAACAAAAAAGATATTCTTTTCCAATTACCTTAATGGCTCGATTACTTCATGTTTCAGTTTCATGTTTTTATGATTGGCTCAAGAGAGGCGTGAGCAAAAGAACGATTCAACGAAATCAACAGACGATATTGGTGAAAATAGCCCATGAGGAGACAAGGCAGAGCTATGGTTATATTCGATTAACCAAATACTTACAAGCTCAGGGCATAAAAATGAGTATGTACGCTGTACGTCAGATAAAAGCGCTGAACCACCTGTATTGTAAGCGACACAAGCGTTTTAAAAGGACTACGAATAGTGACCATAATCGAGCGATCTATGAAAACCTGCTGGAGCAACAATTCTCAATGACTAGACCAAATCAAGCATGGTCAAGTGATATTACGTACATATGGACTGTTGAAGGATGGCTGTACTTAGCAGCGGTAAAAGACCTTTACACGAAACAAGTGGTTGGCTATAGCTTAAATGAGCGCATGACAGCACAGCTTGTTTGTAATGCGCTAAATATGGCTATTCACAATCAAAAACCAACCAAAGAACTGATTGTGCATTCAGACAGAGGAAGTCAATATTGCAGCCATGAATATCGAAATATACTTGAGCAATATGGTTTTCAAGGTTCAATGAGCAAGCGCGGAGACTGTTACGATAATGCACCGATTGAAAGCTTTTGGGGAATACTGAAAAATGAGTTAGTGCATCATTACAACTATCAAACCAGAGAAGAAGCCAAAGCAGATATTATAAAATACATTGAATTATTTTATAATCATCGAAGAATTCAAAAGGGTTTGGGTTTTAAGACACCAAATCAAATGGCCGAAGACTTTTATAAGTTGGCTGCCTAGAATCTCCCAAGGGAAAGTCTCCTGATAATTCAGCGTATATCATTAACTTTTTAAATCTAAAAAACAGGAATTTCATTTATGTCTAAACACTATGATTATATTGCGATTGGCGGAGGCAGTGGCGGTATTGCATCAGTCAATCGTGCTGCCATGTATGGTAAGAAATGTGCACTGATAGAAATGGGTGATATTGGTGGAACCTGTGTCAACGTAGGATGTGTTCCTAAAAAAGTGATGTGGTATTCAGCTCAAATTGCCGATGCGATTCATAAATATGGTCCTGACTATGGCTTTAATACAGAATTGAAATCCTTTAACTGGAAGAAATTAGTTGAAAACAGACAAGCCTATATCAGCCGAATACATACATCGTATGACACAGGACTAGCTAAAAATAATGTTGATGTCATTCGAGGTTTTGCAAAATTTTTAGATGCTCAAACAATTGAAGTAAATGGTGAAACGTACACAGCTGACCATATTTTAATTGCTACGGGGACTCAAGCATTCAAACCTGAAATTGAAGGTGCTGAATATGGTATTGATTCCAATGGTTTCTTCGGATTAGAACACTTACCGAAGCGGACTGCTATTGTTGGTTCTGGCTATATTGCTGTGGAATTGGCAGGTGTTCTTAATGCATTGGGTTCGAATGTACAATTATTTATTCGTAAACATCAGCCTTTGCGTGGATTAGATCATTTCCTTGGTAAAACACTATTAGAGAATATGCGCAGTGAAAATATTAACGTGCATACTCATAGTCAGATTAACAAAGTGACTAAAGTTCAAGATAACTCACTTGTATTACACCTAGAAGATGGTACAGAACATAGTGTAGATTGCTTGATTTGGGCAATTGGTAGAAAACCTGCAACTGAAGCGATCAATCTTAATAAGACTCAAGTTCAATTGAACGAGAATCGCTTTATTCATGTTGATGCATATCAAAATACAACACAGTCTGGCATTTATGCAGTGGGTGATATTACAGGTAAAGTCGAGTTAACACCTGTTGCTGTGGCAGCGGGTCGAAGACTGTCTGAACGTTTATTTAACAATAAGCCAAATGAACATTTAGATTATGAAAATATTCCGACTGTGGTGTTTAGTCACCCACCTATTGGAACAGTTGGATTAACCGAAGATCAAGCCATAGAAAAATTTGGTAAAGATGCCATCAAAATTTATAGTTCTTCCTTTACATCCATGTATACAGCGATAACAGAACATCGACAACTCACAAAAATGAAATTAATTTGTGTAGGAACTGATGAGAAAGTGGTCGGAATTCATGGTATTGGATACGGTATGGATGAAATTCTGCAAGGCTTTGCTGTTGCTTTAAAAATGGGAGCAACTAAAAAAGACTTCGATAACACTTTAGCAATTCATCCGACTTCTGCTGAAGAATTCGTCACAATGCGTTAATCATTGATCATCTAAAAGAGCATTTATTTATATATTTGCTCTTATTTTTATATTCTATATCCAAATTATGAACTTTCAACAACTTAGGATTATTAGAGAACTCACTCAACATAATCTCAATTTATCACAAACAGCACATGCTCGGCTTTGTTGCACAAAGATTTGAAATGCAAAGCGCCCCTAATTGAGCCAAATTTAAGGCGTAACTTGGGTAAGTGGTCGACCTAATTCCGTAAATCTGTTAAGGACTGCTACACGTGCATGGATCTCATTCACTTGGCTATCAAAACTCCTTGCACTGAGTTTATCTCCTAATAATTTGATGCAATGCATCTTAGTTTCAACCAAACTTCGCCGATGATAGCCTGACCATTTTTTCCATAGTGTCCTGCCTAAACTTTTAATTGTTCGAAGTAATTCATTTCGCTCTAGCGAGCTGCTTGTTCTTTGTATCTTTCCATGGTTTCGCATTTTTTTCTAGGTGGAATCATTGCATGCGCTTGCCGATCTGCAATGACCTGACGGCATTGCTTGGTGTCATAAGCTCCATCGGTATAAACAGAGTCAATCCGCTCATCTTGTGGAATCTGATTAAGTAAATCACCAAGCACCTGTGAATCACTGACATTATTGGTTGTAAGCTAAACTGCTCGTATTTGCAGGGTTTTATCATCTATACCAATTATGTAATTTAAGCCATTGGCGACGAAATTCAGGTCCATGTTTCTTGCGTTTCCATTCGCCCTCACCTAGAAACTTCATGCCTGTAGAGTCCATGAGTAGATGCAGTCCATCGCTACTTTTTTGGTAGCTAATTGCAATATCAATATGCTTTTGTCTTCTACAAAGCGTGGTGTAATCTGGAGCTATCCAATTTAATCCGCAAAGTTTAATCAGACTTTGCACAAAGCCAGTAACCATACGTAAAGACAGACGGAATAAGGATTTAATCATTAAGCAGCATTGGATGGCTGCGTCGGAGTAGGTTTGATTTCGCCCTTGTTTGCCTTTTGATGGCGCATACCATTGCGTAGCAGGATCAAACCAAATGGCAATATTTCCGCGACTCATGAGTGCTCGGTTATATGCGGGCCAATTGGTTGTGCGGTAGATTTTGTGTGTAGGCTTCTTCATTTGAAAATTATATCGCTGAAAAACCCTTTACAGATAGGTTTGTGCAACAAAGCCGTTTCCGAGACATTGCCTTGATTGGCTTCAATTAATTTGATGGCTTCAGCTTTAAATTCTGTGGTGTAAGTCTTGTGTTTCTTGCTCATGGTAAACTCCTGATGAGTGTGTTTAGTTTACCAAGTTAAAACCTCCTGTTTTTTCAGCACACATCAAATGGCTGGATGTCCAGATCTTCCGCATTAGAGCGTTTAGAACAATGGAAAAACGTTGCGTTTAACCAATATCTAGATCCAACGATCCGCAACCAAAACAACCAAAAAATTGTCATTTCTCTTTTTGATTTGTCTGGCACATGGTCTCAACCATGGGTTGATGCTGGCTATCAAGTATTTCGCTTTGATATACAGGCAGATCCTTATTTTGGCGATATTAATAACTTCAGCGTGGAATTCTTTAACGAGCTTTTTGCATGCTTTGATGGTTTGGACGTTCATGCGATTTTAGCTGCATGCCCATGTACTGACTTTGCTGTTTCTGGTGCAAGACATTTTACCGCCAAAGATGCTGATGGTCGCACGTTAAGCAGTATTGAGCTGGTGTACCAAACTTTAAGAACAATTGAATTTTTTAAACCGAATATTTGGGCAATTGAGAATCCAGTAGGGCGTATTGCGAGCTTAACCGGGTTGTCGCCGTGGCGTCTGTCGTTTGATCCGTTTCATTTTGGTGATACATACACAAAGAAAACATTATTGTGGGGCCGTTTCAATGCCGACCTACCAATTGCACCTGTTGAACCTGTTGAGGGCTCTAAAATGCACCGCCTATACGGTGGCAATAGTATTGCGACTAAGAATGCTAGAAGCGTAACGCCTGAAGGTTTTGCATACTCATTTTTCACGGCAAACAACGCACATAGCAATTCGTTAATGACGATTTGCAACAAGTATGATCGTTTAGATCCTGAGCTTTTGAGTCGCTGTTTAAATAGCGGTTTGAGTGACTACGACATCTCTAATTTGATCGATGACGATTATTACGACTGTGATGATTATTCAGCACATCAAACATTAGAAAGTGCCGTTGAAAGCATGGGGGTGGCTGTATGAATCTGAGCAAGGTTATTCATGCTTATAGGTATCTGTCTCCAGAAGATGTACCGCATGAATTAAGAGATCTAAGCCATAAAGGGGCATTTGTAAGAGGGAATTTCTATGTATAACTTGCTTCCACATGAATTAATCGTTGATAACTTTGCTGGCGGTGGCGGTACATCAACTGGTTTAGAACGTGCGTTCGGTAGACCGATTGATATTGCAATTAATCATGATCCGAAAGCCTTGGCCATGCATCGCATCAATCATCCAAAAACAAAGCACTACTGCGAGAGTGTTTGGGATGTTAACCCTGTAAAGATTACGGGCAATCAACCTGTTGGCTTGGTTTGGCTTAGTCCAGACTGTAAACATCATAGCCGTGCGAAAGGTGGCAAGCCGTTAAACAAGAAGATCCGCGGTTTAGCTTGGATTGCTTTAAGGTGGGCTGCAACAGTTCGACCACGAATCATCATGCTTGAAAACGTGGTTGAGTTTGTTGAATGGGGTGATTTGGATAAGAACGGTAAACCGATTTTAAAGCGGAAAGGGCGAACGTTTAACTGTTTCGTGAATGCGCTCAGGTACCAAGGGTACACGGTCGAATATCGTGAACTACGAGCATGCGACTAT
This region includes:
- a CDS encoding phage integrase N-terminal SAM-like domain-containing protein codes for the protein MIKNTTKSIDLFKLKLSLNKKNNKDNMMTTQHPKLFDLVRQRIRYKHMSYRTEQAYCGWIKRYVIFHQMRHPQEMGRLEVESYLSHLVNVGNVSQSTHHQALSALLFLYKEVLGVGLPWLLELNRPNKPKRLPVALTHLEVQSVFKHLSGIHLLMAKMLYGTGMRLTELLQLRIKDIDLSIGSIKHLFTPKLKYHTRNCCSFLLPKPQNLASQRLKQVVFWSI
- a CDS encoding zinc-binding alcohol dehydrogenase family protein gives rise to the protein MKAIGYKVPGPIAADAALVDINLPRPVAAGYDILVEVKAVSVNPVDYKVRNSTPPADGDWKVLGWDAAGIVREVGPDVTQFELGDEVYYAGSITRPGTNAEFHLVDARIVGHKPASLSWAEAAALPLTTLTAWEAMFDRLDVAKPVPGAAEAILIIGGAGGVGSIAVQIARQRTDLTVIATASRPETQEWVRGLGAHHVIDHSRPLAPQIAELGIGAPAFVFSTTHTEQHVADIAELIAPQGRFGLIDDPKAFDIMVFKRKAVSIHHELMFTRSIYGTPDMNEQGEILDAMAALVDDGKIRTTLTRRLSPINAANLKTVHALIESGAAKGKIVLEGF
- the msrA gene encoding peptide-methionine (S)-S-oxide reductase MsrA produces the protein MHQRAVLAGGCFWGMQDLIRKRPGIISTRVGYTGGDIPNATYRNHGTHAEGIEIVFDPTVTSYRNILEFFFQIHDPTTLNRQGNDRGLSYRSGIYYVDEEQKRVAEDTIADVDASGLWDGKVVTEVQPVGEFWEAEPDHQDYLEKRPGGYTCHFVRPGWVLPKRQKVDDVQPAAGTAAE
- a CDS encoding glutathione S-transferase N-terminal domain-containing protein → MPDLSSFPITQRWPASHPDRLQLYAAPTPNGVKVSIMLEETGLAYEPHLIDISNNESKDPAFVSLNPNGRIPAIIDPAGPDGRPIALWESGAILLYLADKTGQFISTEPGQRYETLAWVFFQMSAIGPMFGQLGFFLRFAGKDYEDKRPRQRFVDESRRLLGVLDHRLEGREWIVDDYSIADIATFGWVNALVEFYAAGDILGLSSYSNVQAWLERGLARPAVQRGLRIPARPA
- a CDS encoding magnesium and cobalt transport protein CorA, producing MTIIAAYYYNEGKRVREIRLDEHVELNENRSGFCWIALSEPTADELSAIQTTYNLHPLAIDNAMHPLCPPKLEVYNDELYVVAQTAELVGDRISYGKMAIFTGHNHLITVRHGNAGALGKLREQLEASPTQFGKGVDYVLHAILHRVVDQYLPIFEMIEDDVLAMERRSLHDFLGPEEVARIFELRSELTRFQRTLGAMAELVRKLVRGHFPCISAEMTPYFHDVADHVHRVQSMVDGLLLVLSTVFEASSLLEAQRIGVVTRQLAAWAAILTVPTAIAGIYGMNFKHMPELDTPYGYFVVLGVIAVFCLLLFMRFKKAKWL
- a CDS encoding DUF1330 domain-containing protein; protein product: MMEAFVVFTREETSDPHALATYSAGVGPSFDGHDVTFLAAYGAIQHLEGPPIEGAVILRFPTMQAARDWYDSPAYQTIAAQRFAGSRYRAFIIEGRR
- a CDS encoding GlcG/HbpS family heme-binding protein, coding for MTKSIATASINRETAVALIDAALAAARAIGIPAAVAVVDATGNLRAFERTDDAPFLTVDVAIDKAWSSASFGFPTHVWNDYVTNDPKVAPLAYRPRMVAVGGGYPILEDGKLIGGIGISGGNYQQDQDACVEALMKIGFQLPA
- a CDS encoding DM13 domain-containing protein, with the protein product MKKAILLVVSHVCVLAAGFALGVYALPILTAPTAPTLAETSLAASQSIYKGEFRRDLKDSDALHWGQGTVNVGSKSIAFTGKLAPGPDYKLYLSPEFVETEKDFARLKPQMKRIGDVRTFENFVVPVPESIDVSQYKAVIVWCESFSQFITAAEYR